A genomic stretch from Hymenobacter psoromatis includes:
- a CDS encoding MFS transporter yields the protein METGFRKWIIVITVVLCCLLELIDTSIVNVALTQMMGNLSATQQEVSWVVASYAIANVIVIPMTGFLGEQFGRKNYFLFSVILFTLASMACGQSTNLWELVAFRFIQGVGGGALMATSQAILVDTFPPRQLALGQALFGMGVIIGPTIGPTLGGFIVDNYDWPWIFYVNVPVGIMASIFTILFIRDPERIKNAVKRPLGQIDWTGIGLLIMGVGSLQYVLEQGQTNDWFDDKIIVLFTTLAVVGIIGFIVRELTARQPIVDLRVITKSRNLAVGAFLSFVLGFGLFASVFIFPIFTQRILGFTAEQTGLILLPGALMSGFMMPVIGRLMGAGVPIKVMLPLGFIIFFFFTFWMGARISPTAGEGDFFWPLIVRGIGLGLIFLPITVMSLAGLQGKDAGQAAGLTGMIRQLGGSFGVAIVGTYLERSIAYNRVALLPNISLYNTETVQRIQAFTQNFMAKGFPAEQARQQAYAALEGTLMKQVSLITYSQIFNALGLFFLVCVPLILFVKRTKVGGKIDMNAAH from the coding sequence ATGGAAACCGGATTTAGAAAATGGATTATCGTTATCACGGTGGTCCTGTGCTGTTTGCTGGAGCTAATTGATACCAGCATCGTGAACGTGGCCCTGACCCAGATGATGGGCAACCTCTCTGCCACGCAGCAGGAAGTGAGCTGGGTAGTGGCCTCCTACGCCATCGCCAACGTGATTGTGATTCCGATGACCGGCTTTTTGGGCGAGCAATTCGGGCGCAAGAATTACTTCCTGTTTTCGGTCATTCTCTTCACCCTCGCCTCGATGGCCTGCGGGCAAAGCACTAACCTCTGGGAGCTGGTCGCGTTCCGCTTCATTCAGGGGGTAGGGGGCGGAGCCCTGATGGCCACTTCGCAGGCTATTCTGGTGGATACTTTTCCGCCGCGGCAGCTGGCGCTGGGGCAGGCGTTGTTTGGCATGGGCGTGATTATCGGGCCCACTATCGGGCCTACGCTGGGCGGCTTTATTGTGGATAACTACGACTGGCCCTGGATTTTTTACGTCAACGTGCCGGTGGGCATAATGGCCTCCATCTTCACCATCCTGTTTATTCGCGACCCCGAGCGCATCAAAAATGCCGTGAAGCGGCCGTTGGGCCAGATTGACTGGACGGGTATTGGCCTGCTGATAATGGGCGTGGGCTCACTGCAATACGTGCTGGAGCAGGGCCAAACCAACGACTGGTTTGACGACAAAATCATTGTTCTGTTCACCACACTGGCAGTGGTCGGCATCATCGGGTTCATCGTCCGCGAGCTGACGGCCCGTCAGCCCATCGTGGATTTGCGCGTTATCACCAAGAGCCGCAACCTGGCGGTGGGCGCGTTCCTCTCGTTCGTGCTGGGTTTCGGGCTGTTTGCTTCGGTGTTCATCTTCCCGATTTTTACGCAGCGCATTCTGGGCTTCACGGCCGAGCAAACGGGCCTGATTCTGCTACCGGGTGCGCTGATGTCCGGCTTCATGATGCCGGTCATCGGGCGGCTGATGGGCGCGGGCGTGCCGATTAAGGTGATGCTGCCGTTGGGTTTTATCATCTTCTTCTTCTTCACCTTCTGGATGGGGGCGCGCATTTCGCCCACGGCCGGCGAGGGCGACTTTTTTTGGCCACTCATCGTGCGCGGCATCGGGCTGGGTCTCATCTTTCTGCCCATCACGGTTATGAGCCTGGCGGGCTTGCAGGGCAAGGATGCTGGCCAGGCCGCCGGCCTCACCGGCATGATTCGCCAGCTCGGCGGCTCGTTTGGGGTGGCCATCGTGGGCACCTACCTGGAGCGTAGCATTGCCTACAACCGCGTGGCCCTGCTGCCCAACATCTCGCTCTACAACACCGAGACTGTGCAGCGCATCCAGGCGTTTACCCAGAATTTCATGGCTAAGGGTTTCCCCGCCGAGCAAGCCCGGCAGCAAGCCTACGCCGCTCTCGAAGGCACCCTCATGAAGCAGGTGTCACTGATTACCTATTCGCAGATTTTCAACGCACTGGGTCTTTTCTTTCTGGTCTGCGTGCCGCTCATCCTCTTCGTGAAACGCACCAAAGTCGGCGGCAAAATAGACATGAATGCAGCCCACTAA
- a CDS encoding pyridoxine 5'-phosphate synthase produces the protein MVKLSVNINKIATLRNARGLHARPDLLQAARDIERFGAEGITVHPRPDERHIRYDDVRNLKSVVTTELNVEGNPTPDFLALCREVRPEQVTLVPDAPDAITSNAGWQVVKYQGFLRDVVAELKSYGARVSIFLDPDPALIDAAAHTGTDRIELYTEAYARYYPTDRAAAVLPYRDTARAAVAAGLGLNAGHDLDLENLAYLAQELPGLQEVSIGHALVADALYLGLENVVQLYKRQLK, from the coding sequence GTGGTCAAGCTAAGCGTCAACATCAACAAAATCGCTACCCTGCGCAACGCGCGTGGCCTGCACGCGCGGCCCGATTTGCTGCAAGCTGCCCGCGACATCGAGCGCTTTGGGGCCGAGGGCATCACGGTGCATCCGCGGCCCGACGAGCGCCACATTCGCTACGACGACGTGCGCAATTTGAAGAGCGTCGTCACCACCGAGCTCAACGTGGAGGGCAACCCTACCCCCGATTTTCTGGCCCTGTGCCGCGAAGTGCGCCCCGAGCAGGTGACGCTGGTGCCCGACGCGCCCGACGCCATCACCTCCAACGCTGGCTGGCAGGTCGTTAAGTACCAAGGCTTTCTGCGCGACGTGGTGGCCGAGCTGAAGAGCTACGGTGCCCGCGTCAGCATTTTCCTCGACCCCGACCCGGCCCTGATTGATGCCGCCGCCCACACCGGCACCGACCGCATCGAGCTCTACACCGAGGCCTACGCCCGCTACTACCCCACCGACCGCGCGGCGGCCGTGCTGCCCTACCGCGACACCGCCCGCGCCGCCGTGGCCGCCGGTCTGGGCCTCAACGCCGGCCACGATTTGGACCTCGAAAACCTGGCCTACCTGGCCCAGGAGCTGCCCGGCTTGCAGGAAGTCAGCATTGGCCACGCGCTGGTAGCTGATGCGCTGTATCTGGGCCTGGAAAATGTGGTGCAGCTTTATAAGCGGCAGCTCAAGTAG
- a CDS encoding glutamyl-tRNA amidotransferase: MALKDTIDAGIKQAMLAKDKVRLTALRSIKSQILLAETAEGASTTGLSADQEQKLLIKAAKQRRDSAATYKEQFRSDLEETELSELAIIEEFLPQQLDEGELVQKLVDIIQRTGATGPSDLGKVMGVAARELSGQADGKRISAAVSMLLNNTDF; this comes from the coding sequence ATGGCTCTTAAAGACACCATCGACGCCGGCATCAAGCAAGCCATGCTGGCCAAAGACAAAGTGCGCCTCACCGCCCTGCGCAGCATCAAATCGCAGATTTTACTGGCCGAAACCGCCGAAGGTGCCAGCACCACCGGCCTCAGTGCCGACCAGGAGCAGAAACTCCTCATCAAGGCCGCCAAGCAGCGCCGCGATTCGGCCGCCACCTACAAGGAGCAGTTCCGCTCCGACCTTGAAGAAACTGAGCTGTCAGAGCTGGCTATTATTGAAGAATTCTTGCCCCAGCAGCTCGATGAAGGTGAGTTGGTCCAAAAGCTCGTGGACATTATTCAGCGCACCGGTGCCACCGGCCCGTCGGACCTGGGCAAGGTGATGGGGGTAGCTGCCCGCGAGCTGAGCGGCCAAGCCGATGGCAAGCGCATTTCCGCCGCCGTCAGCATGTTGCTCAATAACACGGACTTCTAA
- a CDS encoding colicin v production protein produces the protein MTALDLLLLLPLAVGTVKGYRRGLVLEVVSLLAFVLGVVGGLSLLSAAIPVVRSYLGELFGMLPLVAFLLVLVGIMWGVHLLGGLVKTAVHLTPLGVLDNLLGAAAGALKWLLGLSLLLHGTALAGLPLLAPSLTKGSVVLPWVVKATPLALQLTAYVLPFAKGLMAKVKAAM, from the coding sequence ATGACAGCGCTCGACTTGCTCTTGCTGCTGCCGCTGGCCGTGGGCACCGTGAAGGGCTACCGGCGCGGGCTGGTGCTGGAGGTGGTGTCGCTGCTGGCCTTCGTGCTGGGGGTAGTGGGCGGGCTGAGCCTGCTGAGCGCGGCCATTCCGGTGGTGCGCTCGTACCTGGGCGAGCTGTTTGGCATGCTGCCGCTGGTGGCGTTTTTGCTGGTGCTGGTGGGCATTATGTGGGGCGTGCACCTGTTGGGCGGTCTCGTCAAAACGGCCGTGCACCTTACCCCCCTCGGCGTGCTCGACAACCTGCTGGGGGCCGCCGCCGGCGCCCTCAAGTGGCTGCTGGGCCTGAGCCTGCTGCTGCACGGCACCGCCCTGGCGGGCCTGCCGCTGCTGGCACCCAGCCTCACCAAAGGCTCGGTAGTGCTGCCCTGGGTAGTGAAGGCAACTCCGCTGGCCTTGCAGCTCACCGCGTATGTGCTGCCCTTCGCCAAAGGCTTGATGGCCAAGGTAAAAGCAGCCATGTGA
- a CDS encoding anthranilate synthase component II (aminodeoxychorismate synthase subunit PabA; with PabB catalyzes the formation of 4-amino-4-deoxychorismate from chorismate and glutamine in para-aminobenzoate synthesis; PabA provides the glutamine amidotransferase activity) produces MGGGKPRPLLIPNPILTLLLLDSFDSFTHMLADYLRQLGAEVLVRRNDTPLAELALLKFGGVVLSPGPGTPATAGHLLAVIAAYHQRLPMLGVCLGQQALGEFFGATLRRAARPVHGKVTDIELLGDDPWLAGLPPRQPVTRYHSLVLEASTLPACLRPLAVTADADRELMALRHATLPLYGVQFHPEALLTTYGLQWLANWVRCCNIA; encoded by the coding sequence ATGGGCGGGGGCAAGCCCCGCCCCCTACTCATTCCCAATCCAATTTTGACTCTTCTCCTGCTCGATAGCTTCGACTCCTTCACCCACATGCTGGCCGACTACCTGCGGCAGCTGGGGGCCGAGGTGCTGGTGCGCCGCAACGACACGCCCCTGGCCGAGCTGGCTTTGCTGAAATTTGGGGGGGTAGTGCTGTCGCCGGGGCCGGGCACGCCCGCCACGGCCGGCCACCTGCTGGCCGTGATTGCGGCCTACCACCAGCGCCTGCCCATGCTGGGCGTGTGCCTGGGCCAGCAGGCGCTGGGCGAATTTTTTGGGGCCACCCTGCGCCGCGCCGCGCGCCCCGTGCACGGCAAGGTTACCGACATCGAGCTGTTAGGTGATGACCCCTGGCTGGCCGGCCTACCCCCCCGCCAGCCCGTAACGCGCTACCACTCGCTGGTGCTGGAAGCCAGCACGTTGCCAGCCTGCCTGCGCCCGCTGGCCGTGACCGCCGACGCCGACCGTGAGCTAATGGCGCTGCGCCACGCCACGCTGCCGCTCTACGGCGTGCAATTTCACCCCGAGGCGCTGCTCACCACGTATGGCTTGCAGTGGCTGGCCAATTGGGTGCGCTGTTGTAACATTGCATAG
- a CDS encoding alpha/beta hydrolase, protein MELRRQQQHGFDYVDEGQGPVLLLLHGLFGALSNWEDVIAEFSPTHRVIIPVLPVYEMPLLQATVPGLVEYVATFVEKLRLPPSFALLGNSLGGHIALVYTLRNPDRVNRLVLTGSSGLFEDGMGGSFPKRGNYDFVRERVGYTFYDPQVATKELVDEVFAVTNSNAKCLRMISIARSAQHHNLAGDLHRITVPVLLVWGLNDTITPPPVAHDFERLLPHAQLCFLDHCGHAPMMERPAGFNRYLGQFLRRTAPALSPGAAAPAH, encoded by the coding sequence ATGGAGCTTCGCCGCCAGCAACAGCACGGGTTTGACTATGTTGACGAGGGTCAGGGGCCGGTGTTGCTGCTGCTGCATGGGCTGTTTGGGGCGCTCAGCAACTGGGAGGATGTGATAGCTGAGTTTTCGCCTACTCACCGCGTCATTATTCCGGTGCTTCCCGTCTATGAGATGCCGCTGCTGCAAGCCACGGTGCCGGGGCTGGTCGAATATGTGGCCACATTTGTGGAAAAGTTGCGCCTACCCCCCTCGTTTGCGCTGCTCGGCAATTCGCTGGGTGGCCATATTGCTCTGGTCTATACGCTGCGCAATCCCGACCGCGTAAACCGGCTGGTGCTCACGGGCAGCAGCGGCTTGTTTGAGGATGGTATGGGCGGCTCATTTCCGAAGCGCGGCAACTACGACTTCGTGCGCGAGCGGGTCGGCTACACCTTCTACGACCCGCAGGTCGCCACCAAGGAGCTGGTCGATGAGGTATTTGCCGTTACTAATTCCAACGCCAAGTGCCTGCGCATGATTAGCATTGCCCGCTCGGCCCAGCACCACAATCTGGCCGGCGACCTGCACCGCATCACGGTGCCCGTGCTGCTGGTGTGGGGACTGAACGATACCATTACGCCGCCGCCGGTAGCCCACGATTTCGAGCGCCTGCTGCCCCACGCCCAGCTGTGCTTTCTCGACCACTGCGGCCACGCGCCCATGATGGAGCGCCCCGCTGGCTTTAATCGCTACCTGGGGCAATTTTTGCGGCGCACCGCGCCCGCGCTTTCGCCGGGCGCGGCGGCCCCGGCGCACTGA
- a CDS encoding cbs domain containing protein: MPALLAEDLLNQMIPPLKGTDTTAKAARWLEEFHVGQLPVLAGRRYRGLVTEHDLADYDNPDTQLAELPLGYANAHVQHDQHFYRVMELAIENKIQLVPVLDEQQEYAGVVTVSDALAAFGPVPGEAGQGSILVLTMEERDYSLSQISRYVEENNAKILSAHVIADEHDPYRIRLTLRLNTDNLARITATLERFGYVVSAQFSGTPVASEDEQERFDALLRYLSV, translated from the coding sequence ATGCCTGCTTTACTCGCCGAAGACCTACTCAACCAAATGATTCCGCCCCTCAAAGGCACTGACACCACGGCCAAGGCCGCGCGGTGGCTGGAGGAATTTCACGTGGGCCAGCTACCCGTGCTGGCCGGGCGGCGCTACCGGGGCCTCGTCACGGAGCACGACCTGGCCGACTACGACAACCCCGATACCCAGCTGGCCGAGCTTCCGCTGGGCTATGCCAATGCGCACGTGCAGCACGACCAGCACTTTTATCGCGTGATGGAGCTGGCCATTGAAAATAAAATTCAGCTCGTGCCCGTGCTCGATGAGCAGCAGGAATACGCGGGGGTAGTAACGGTGAGCGATGCGCTGGCCGCTTTTGGGCCGGTGCCCGGCGAGGCCGGGCAGGGTAGCATCCTGGTGCTCACGATGGAGGAGCGCGACTATTCGCTTTCGCAAATCAGTCGCTACGTGGAGGAAAACAACGCCAAGATTCTCTCGGCCCACGTCATTGCCGACGAGCACGACCCGTACCGCATTCGCCTTACCCTACGCCTCAACACCGATAACCTGGCCCGTATCACGGCCACCCTGGAGCGGTTTGGCTACGTAGTATCGGCGCAGTTTAGCGGCACACCCGTGGCCAGCGAAGACGAGCAGGAGCGCTTCGACGCGCTGCTGCGCTACCTCAGCGTCTAA
- the ppnK gene encoding NAD kinase (catalyzes the phosphorylation of NAD to NADP), which produces MKIAILGKPFDETAAPHLQLLLDGLHTRGAAISVVEEFRDYMDARLRLPPGVGTFRRGDSLRGTQFVLSVGGDGTLLDTVTYVGALQIPILGINTGRLGFLATVNPDYIPQAIDALFKGHFTLEDRSLLRADTDPDVFGQLNFGLNEFSILKRDTSSMITVHTYINGEYLNSYWADGLVVSTPTGSTGYSLSCGGPVMLPQTNNFIIAPVCPHNLNVRPLIVSDQSIISFEIEGRATSYLLALDSRSMPVDATVQIAVRRENFNARLVKLNHVNFLSTLRNKLNWGLDRRNPATAAQLK; this is translated from the coding sequence ATGAAAATCGCGATTTTAGGTAAGCCTTTCGACGAAACAGCTGCCCCACACTTGCAGCTGCTGCTTGATGGGCTACACACCCGTGGGGCGGCTATCAGCGTAGTTGAAGAGTTTCGCGACTATATGGATGCCCGCCTGCGCCTACCCCCCGGCGTAGGTACTTTTCGCCGTGGCGACTCGCTGCGGGGAACGCAGTTTGTACTTAGTGTTGGTGGTGACGGAACATTGCTAGATACCGTTACGTACGTTGGGGCCCTGCAAATTCCTATTTTAGGCATCAATACGGGGCGGCTGGGTTTCCTGGCCACAGTCAATCCCGACTACATTCCGCAAGCCATTGATGCGCTCTTCAAAGGCCATTTCACCCTCGAAGACCGCAGCCTGTTGCGCGCTGACACCGACCCCGATGTGTTTGGGCAGCTAAATTTTGGCCTGAATGAATTCAGCATTCTAAAGCGCGATACCTCTTCCATGATTACCGTGCATACCTACATAAACGGCGAATACCTGAATTCTTATTGGGCCGATGGGCTCGTAGTTTCGACCCCCACGGGCTCTACGGGCTATTCGCTGAGCTGCGGGGGGCCAGTAATGCTCCCGCAAACGAACAATTTTATCATCGCGCCCGTATGCCCCCACAATTTGAACGTTCGCCCACTTATCGTTTCTGACCAAAGTATAATTTCTTTTGAAATCGAAGGCCGCGCTACCAGCTACCTGCTCGCCCTGGATTCACGCTCCATGCCGGTCGATGCTACCGTTCAAATAGCCGTTCGCCGCGAAAATTTCAATGCCCGCCTGGTTAAACTCAACCACGTTAACTTTTTAAGTACGCTGCGCAATAAGCTTAATTGGGGGCTCGACCGCCGCAATCCGGCCACTGCGGCACAATTAAAATAA
- a CDS encoding isoprenyl transferase: MAERSEIDLSNIPVHVAVIMDGNGRWAKQRGGLRVFGHQSAITAVRDTVEEAAELGVKFLTLYAFSTENWNRPAFEVTALMQLLVHTIRNETNTLLKNSVRLQAIGDLPSLPASCQRELAESMELTKGGTRMTLVLALSYSGRWDLTQAAQRLAADVAAGHVQPAAVTEATITGYLATAGMPDPELLIRTSGEQRISNFLLWQLAYTELYITSVLWPDFRRSHFRDALKAYQGRERRFGKTSEQLTIS; encoded by the coding sequence ATGGCCGAACGGTCCGAAATCGACCTCTCTAATATTCCTGTCCATGTCGCTGTTATCATGGATGGTAATGGGCGCTGGGCCAAACAGCGGGGAGGCCTGCGCGTGTTTGGGCACCAGAGCGCCATCACGGCGGTGCGCGACACGGTGGAGGAAGCTGCCGAGTTGGGAGTAAAATTTCTGACGCTGTATGCTTTTTCTACGGAAAACTGGAACCGCCCGGCCTTTGAAGTAACTGCGCTGATGCAGCTGCTTGTTCATACTATTCGCAACGAAACCAATACGTTACTTAAAAATAGCGTGCGCCTGCAGGCCATTGGCGACTTGCCAAGCCTACCCGCTAGCTGCCAGCGCGAGCTAGCCGAATCGATGGAACTGACCAAAGGCGGCACTCGCATGACACTGGTGCTGGCCCTGAGCTACAGCGGCCGCTGGGACCTGACGCAGGCCGCCCAGCGACTGGCCGCCGATGTGGCGGCCGGACACGTGCAGCCCGCCGCCGTAACGGAAGCTACGATTACGGGCTACCTGGCAACCGCCGGCATGCCAGACCCTGAACTACTTATTCGCACCAGTGGCGAGCAGCGCATTAGCAACTTTCTGCTGTGGCAGCTGGCTTACACGGAGCTTTATATTACCTCAGTGCTGTGGCCCGATTTTCGGCGCAGCCACTTCCGCGACGCTCTCAAGGCCTACCAGGGCCGCGAGCGACGATTCGGCAAAACCAGCGAGCAGCTGACGATATCCTGA
- a CDS encoding outer membrane protein assembly factor BamA — protein MRTYLRSGLLSFLLLAGIVAAQSAHAQEGAPTPAAGADEPHKYQLGGITVSGARYLDPNTLIGLSGLRIGDAITVPGEDVGKAIRKIWSQGILADISVGIARIEGNKIFLDFNVRERPRLSKFTFEGISKGQADEIDKKIKLIRGKVVTDALLSNTRTQVRKFYTNKGYLDTKVVIRQVADSALSNSVALKIDVDKGNKVRIHDIEFEGNKAFKDSKLASQFKKTKARKPYKFLTPGKFQRSEFEDDKKKLVDFYNDQGYRDATIVSDTIERDEKGLIVKVKVDEGPKYYFRNITWSGNYLYDNKTLASVLGIKRGSTYSKEILDKRLSYNPTGQDITSLYMNDGYLFFSIDPVETKVEGDSIDIEMRISEGVQARVKDINIAGNTKTSDHVLRRTLRTLPGDKFNRELLIRSQREIATLGYFDPEKIGINPVPNQADGTVDINYTVVEKPSDQITLSGGWGGYAGFIGTVGLVFNNFSLRKAKDFHNWTPVPAGDGQRLALNVQANGLQYQAYSFSFTEPWLGGRKPNSFSFSLNRSISRLGVNFNPTTGSFIKVNSATIGLGRQLRVPDDYFSLSNSISYSQYTLQNYSIFSDFNTGKANNFTFNTTLSRNSIDNPTYTRRGSSISLSVSLTPPYSAFKGAHPNTYEWVEFHKWMFDASWFTPIVGKLVLNTRAHFGFIGTYTPDRTPGPFERFKMGGAGLGYGGGGSFLVGTDYIGLRGYDDPNGAYAIPTAQSGKNGGVAYNKYVAELRYPVSLNPAATVYILGFAEAGNAFDTSSQYNPYKLYRSAGVGARIFMSAFGLLGFDYGRAFDTVIPPPGTTTAQDFNHFHFIIGQQIR, from the coding sequence ATGCGTACCTACTTGCGTAGTGGCCTGTTGAGTTTCCTGCTGCTGGCCGGAATAGTAGCTGCGCAATCGGCTCATGCTCAAGAGGGAGCGCCTACCCCCGCGGCGGGTGCCGACGAGCCGCACAAGTACCAGCTCGGGGGCATTACGGTGAGCGGTGCCCGCTACCTGGACCCTAATACGTTGATTGGCCTGTCGGGTTTACGCATTGGCGACGCCATCACGGTGCCGGGCGAAGACGTGGGCAAAGCCATCCGCAAGATATGGTCGCAGGGTATTTTGGCCGATATTTCGGTAGGCATCGCCCGGATTGAAGGCAATAAGATTTTCCTCGATTTTAACGTGCGTGAGCGGCCCCGTCTCTCCAAGTTCACGTTTGAGGGCATCAGCAAGGGTCAGGCTGATGAGATTGACAAGAAAATCAAGCTCATCCGGGGCAAAGTAGTTACTGATGCGCTATTGTCTAATACCCGGACGCAGGTGCGTAAGTTCTACACTAACAAGGGCTATCTGGATACCAAAGTCGTGATTCGCCAGGTGGCCGACTCCGCGCTTTCCAACAGCGTAGCGCTGAAGATTGACGTGGACAAAGGCAACAAAGTGCGGATTCACGATATTGAATTCGAAGGTAATAAAGCGTTCAAGGATAGCAAGCTGGCTAGTCAGTTCAAGAAAACCAAGGCGCGCAAGCCCTATAAATTCTTGACGCCGGGCAAGTTCCAGCGCTCAGAATTTGAAGATGATAAGAAAAAGCTGGTTGATTTCTACAACGACCAAGGCTACCGCGACGCCACCATCGTGTCGGATACGATTGAGCGCGATGAGAAGGGCCTGATTGTGAAGGTGAAAGTGGATGAGGGGCCGAAGTACTACTTCCGTAACATCACCTGGAGCGGTAACTACCTCTACGACAATAAGACCCTGGCGTCGGTGCTGGGCATCAAGCGGGGTAGCACGTATAGCAAAGAAATACTCGATAAGCGACTGAGCTACAACCCGACCGGCCAGGATATTACCTCGCTCTACATGAACGACGGTTACCTGTTTTTCTCCATCGACCCCGTTGAAACCAAAGTTGAAGGCGATTCCATCGACATTGAGATGCGTATCAGCGAGGGCGTCCAGGCGCGGGTGAAGGATATCAACATCGCTGGCAACACGAAAACGTCGGACCACGTGCTGCGCCGCACGCTACGCACGCTGCCCGGCGATAAATTCAACCGCGAACTGCTCATTCGCTCGCAGCGCGAAATCGCTACCCTAGGGTATTTCGACCCCGAGAAGATTGGCATTAATCCGGTGCCCAACCAGGCCGACGGGACCGTGGACATCAACTACACGGTGGTGGAAAAGCCTTCGGACCAGATTACGCTTTCGGGCGGCTGGGGTGGCTACGCCGGCTTTATCGGCACGGTGGGCCTGGTGTTCAACAACTTCTCGTTGCGCAAGGCCAAGGATTTTCATAACTGGACGCCCGTGCCGGCCGGCGATGGCCAGCGCCTGGCTCTGAACGTGCAGGCCAACGGCTTGCAGTATCAGGCCTACTCCTTTAGCTTCACGGAGCCCTGGCTGGGTGGCCGCAAGCCCAACTCGTTCTCGTTCAGCCTGAACCGCAGCATTTCGCGCCTGGGCGTCAATTTCAACCCGACCACGGGCAGCTTTATCAAGGTGAACAGCGCCACGATTGGCCTGGGCCGCCAGCTGCGCGTGCCGGATGACTACTTCTCGCTGAGCAACTCGATTTCGTATAGCCAGTACACGCTCCAGAACTACTCGATTTTCTCGGACTTTAATACGGGTAAGGCCAACAACTTCACGTTCAATACTACGCTCTCGCGCAACAGTATTGACAACCCGACCTACACGCGCCGCGGCTCGTCCATTAGCCTGAGCGTGAGCCTGACGCCGCCTTATTCCGCCTTTAAGGGCGCGCACCCGAACACGTATGAGTGGGTAGAGTTTCACAAGTGGATGTTCGACGCCTCGTGGTTTACGCCCATCGTGGGCAAGCTGGTGCTGAATACCCGCGCTCACTTTGGCTTCATCGGCACTTACACGCCCGACCGCACGCCGGGGCCGTTCGAGCGCTTCAAGATGGGTGGCGCGGGCCTGGGCTACGGCGGCGGCGGCTCGTTCCTGGTGGGCACGGACTACATTGGCCTGCGCGGCTACGACGACCCCAACGGGGCCTATGCCATTCCGACTGCTCAATCGGGCAAAAATGGGGGGGTAGCCTACAACAAGTACGTTGCGGAGCTGCGCTACCCCGTCAGCCTCAACCCGGCCGCGACGGTGTACATCCTGGGTTTTGCCGAAGCCGGCAATGCCTTCGACACTTCCAGCCAGTACAATCCCTACAAGCTGTACCGCTCGGCGGGGGTAGGCGCTCGTATTTTCATGTCGGCTTTTGGCCTGTTGGGCTTCGACTATGGCCGGGCGTTTGACACGGTAATTCCGCCGCCCGGCACCACTACGGCGCAGGATTTCAATCACTTCCACTTCATCATCGGCCAGCAGATTCGTTAG
- a CDS encoding outer membrane chaperone Skp encodes MKNLHLTFAAALLIAGSFFAPSAQAQAPLKIGYTSVEYVLSQMPESKQIESDLKAYGTQLEAQIKSKQTEYQTKLEAYQKAQATMTPVIKADKEKELTTLGQSIQEFGQSAQQSMQQKQQALLRPVLDKIQKTIDAVAEESGYTYVLNSDSGSNPVLLHGPKDGDVSDIILKKMGITPTANAPVPSTQAPRAPSTGIPAAPTRTKTRK; translated from the coding sequence GTGAAAAACCTTCACCTGACCTTCGCCGCCGCGCTGCTTATTGCCGGTTCGTTCTTCGCTCCGAGCGCCCAGGCCCAGGCCCCCCTTAAAATTGGCTACACCAGCGTGGAATACGTGCTGAGCCAGATGCCCGAAAGCAAGCAGATTGAATCGGACCTGAAAGCCTACGGCACCCAGCTCGAAGCGCAGATTAAGAGCAAGCAGACCGAGTATCAGACCAAGCTAGAAGCTTACCAGAAAGCTCAGGCAACGATGACCCCCGTTATCAAGGCTGACAAGGAGAAAGAGCTGACCACGCTGGGCCAAAGCATTCAGGAGTTTGGCCAGAGCGCCCAGCAGTCGATGCAGCAGAAGCAGCAGGCGCTGCTGCGCCCGGTGCTCGACAAGATTCAGAAGACCATCGATGCCGTAGCTGAAGAAAGCGGCTACACCTACGTGCTGAACTCGGACTCGGGCAGCAACCCGGTGCTGCTGCACGGCCCTAAGGACGGCGACGTGTCGGACATCATCCTGAAGAAGATGGGCATCACGCCGACCGCCAACGCGCCGGTGCCTTCGACCCAGGCACCAAGGGCTCCTTCGACCGGCATTCCTGCCGCGCCGACCCGCACCAAGACCAGAAAGTAG